A genomic region of Mitsuaria sp. 7 contains the following coding sequences:
- a CDS encoding carboxylesterase, with the protein MPNNVHNAFPAHPDPRPAVLLLHGLCANPLEMMPLARALRDAGYAVEAPALDGYGVVPPVAGAPVADKPRRAPVPPFEQWVDMAAAHFDALAARHSRVAIGGLSMGSVLALALALKRPAAALMLLSTSLHFDGWNVSPWRRLLPLAYVPPLRQWLAFRETPPYGIKNERLREWVAQAMNSSHVSAAGADRLPAASLYQASRMIRLVRRRLHEIDAPAVVLHASEDDVSGPRSVLELQRHLATTPEVHWFHHSYHMLTLDNERGAVTQAARQFLQRLVPVGALSEHPTSLTTTEDRRHEQHA; encoded by the coding sequence ATGCCGAACAACGTTCACAACGCCTTCCCCGCTCACCCGGACCCGCGCCCCGCCGTGCTGCTCCTGCACGGCCTGTGCGCCAACCCGCTGGAGATGATGCCGCTGGCCCGCGCCCTGCGCGACGCCGGCTACGCCGTGGAAGCGCCCGCGCTGGACGGCTACGGCGTCGTTCCCCCGGTCGCCGGGGCGCCGGTCGCCGACAAGCCTCGTCGCGCCCCGGTCCCGCCCTTCGAGCAATGGGTCGACATGGCCGCCGCGCACTTCGACGCGCTGGCCGCCAGGCACTCCCGCGTGGCCATCGGCGGCCTGTCGATGGGCTCGGTGCTGGCCTTGGCCCTCGCGCTGAAGCGGCCCGCGGCCGCCTTGATGCTGCTGTCCACCAGCCTGCATTTCGACGGCTGGAACGTCTCGCCCTGGCGCCGCCTGCTGCCGCTGGCCTACGTGCCGCCGCTGCGCCAGTGGCTGGCCTTCCGCGAGACGCCGCCCTACGGCATCAAGAACGAGCGGCTGCGCGAGTGGGTCGCGCAGGCGATGAATTCCAGCCACGTCTCCGCCGCCGGCGCGGACCGGCTGCCGGCCGCGTCGCTGTACCAGGCCTCGCGAATGATCCGCCTCGTGCGCCGCCGGCTGCACGAGATCGACGCGCCCGCCGTCGTCCTGCATGCGAGCGAGGACGACGTCAGCGGTCCGCGCTCCGTGCTGGAACTGCAGCGCCATCTGGCCACGACGCCCGAGGTGCACTGGTTCCATCACAGCTATCACATGTTGACATTGGACAACGAACGCGGCGCCGTCACCCAGGCGGCGCGCCAGTTCCTGCAACGGCTGGTGCCTGTCGGGGCACTGTCCGAACACCCCACTTCTTTGACCACGACCGAGGACCGCCGCCATGAGCAACACGCTTGA
- a CDS encoding acyl carrier protein, with protein sequence MSNTLDQLRQLACHELGMIDDELKNEVTFAELGLDSLMLVDFMFAVEDKFHIEIDHDTAMKQPTIVGLAAIVDAQLAAKADAGGTPAAVAA encoded by the coding sequence ATGAGCAACACGCTTGATCAACTCCGTCAACTCGCCTGCCACGAGCTGGGCATGATCGACGACGAACTGAAGAACGAGGTCACCTTCGCGGAACTGGGGCTGGACTCGCTGATGCTGGTCGACTTCATGTTCGCGGTGGAGGACAAGTTCCACATCGAGATCGACCACGACACCGCGATGAAGCAGCCGACCATCGTCGGCCTGGCCGCGATCGTGGACGCGCAACTGGCCGCCAAGGCCGACGCCGGCGGCACGCCCGCGGCCGTCGCCGCCTGA
- a CDS encoding beta-ketoacyl synthase yields MSPEAVWITGIGACSALGPDADSLAQALAQGRSGITLQPGEPTRGVAPFAAAAVTLPLGQDMPPAQRNLHDRHSLMALHAAREAWTQSGLPATSATPERSAVAWGTGLGGSNALQQSYGEHLTKETPRIHPYTVVRVMSNSAASHLAMKYGLKAAMLTISNACASSAQAIGEALMLLRQGRADVALVGGSEAMLNPGSVAAWQAMGVMAPADPEDPSRSCRPFDDARKGLVLGEGAAALVLETESHARARGASALAVLAGYGHSVDAVHLSRPDADGQERALRAALADAGIEASQVGYVNAHGTATDVGDTVEAESLSRVFGVRGVPVSATKALHGHLIGAGGALELVACVQAMRRGELPPSAHIATSVLEEVADVIREPRAFDPSKAMVSNSFAFGGSNVSLVIRAA; encoded by the coding sequence ATGAGCCCGGAAGCGGTATGGATCACCGGCATCGGCGCGTGCAGCGCGCTCGGCCCGGACGCGGACTCGCTGGCGCAGGCGCTGGCGCAGGGGCGGTCGGGGATCACGCTGCAGCCGGGAGAACCGACGAGAGGCGTGGCGCCCTTCGCGGCGGCGGCGGTGACGCTGCCGCTGGGACAGGACATGCCGCCCGCGCAGCGCAACCTGCACGACCGTCACAGCCTGATGGCGCTCCATGCGGCGCGCGAGGCCTGGACGCAGTCCGGCCTGCCGGCGACGTCCGCGACGCCGGAGCGCTCGGCGGTGGCCTGGGGCACCGGGCTGGGCGGCTCGAATGCGCTGCAGCAGTCCTACGGCGAGCACCTGACGAAGGAGACGCCGCGCATCCACCCGTACACGGTGGTGCGGGTGATGAGCAACTCGGCCGCGTCGCACCTGGCGATGAAGTACGGGCTGAAGGCGGCGATGCTGACGATCTCCAACGCCTGCGCCTCGTCGGCGCAGGCGATCGGCGAGGCGCTGATGCTGCTGCGCCAGGGCCGCGCGGACGTGGCGCTGGTCGGGGGCTCGGAGGCGATGCTGAATCCGGGCTCGGTGGCGGCGTGGCAGGCGATGGGCGTGATGGCGCCGGCGGATCCGGAAGATCCGTCGCGCAGCTGCCGTCCGTTCGACGATGCGCGCAAGGGCCTGGTGCTGGGCGAGGGCGCGGCGGCGCTGGTGCTGGAGACGGAGAGCCACGCCCGCGCACGCGGCGCGTCGGCGCTTGCCGTGCTGGCCGGTTATGGGCATAGCGTCGACGCGGTGCACCTGTCGCGGCCCGATGCGGATGGCCAGGAGCGCGCGCTGCGCGCCGCGCTGGCGGACGCGGGCATCGAGGCCTCCCAGGTCGGCTACGTGAACGCACACGGCACGGCGACGGACGTCGGCGACACGGTCGAGGCCGAATCGCTGTCGCGCGTCTTCGGCGTGCGCGGCGTGCCGGTCAGCGCGACCAAGGCGCTGCACGGTCACCTGATCGGTGCCGGTGGCGCGCTGGAACTGGTCGCCTGCGTTCAGGCGATGCGCCGCGGGGAACTCCCGCCGAGCGCACACATCGCGACGAGCGTGCTCGAGGAAGTCGCCGACGTGATCCGTGAACCCCGCGCCTTCGATCCGTCGAAGGCGATGGTCAGCAACTCGTTCGCGTTCGGCGGCAGCAACGTGTCACTGGTGATCCGGGCGGCCTGA
- a CDS encoding response regulator transcription factor: MSDPQATVHLVDDEAAVRDALAFLMRTHGLRVEPHASGLALFEALDRAIDPHGCIVLDVRMEPLSGLQVHDELIARGVPLPVIFLSGHGDIPMAVDAMQKGALDFVEKPFNDQALVNKVQRAIATDIHRWRESRAHADVAGKLASLTDREHEVAVLVAAGKLNKQVADELGIAIRTVEVHRARAFTKLGLRSAAELATMLERFEVKGGSGRPDHQ; the protein is encoded by the coding sequence ATGAGCGACCCACAGGCGACGGTCCACCTGGTGGACGACGAGGCGGCGGTGCGGGACGCGCTGGCCTTCCTGATGCGCACGCATGGGCTGCGCGTGGAGCCGCATGCGAGTGGTCTGGCGCTGTTCGAGGCGCTCGACCGTGCGATCGATCCGCATGGCTGCATCGTGCTGGACGTGCGGATGGAGCCGCTCTCCGGACTGCAGGTGCATGACGAGCTGATCGCGCGCGGCGTGCCGCTGCCGGTGATCTTCCTGAGCGGCCACGGCGACATCCCGATGGCGGTGGACGCGATGCAGAAGGGCGCGCTCGACTTCGTCGAGAAGCCGTTCAACGACCAGGCGCTGGTCAACAAGGTGCAGCGCGCGATCGCGACGGACATCCACCGCTGGCGCGAGTCCCGCGCCCATGCCGACGTCGCCGGCAAGCTCGCCAGCCTGACCGACCGCGAACACGAGGTCGCGGTGCTGGTCGCGGCCGGCAAGCTCAACAAGCAGGTCGCCGACGAACTCGGCATCGCGATCCGCACGGTGGAGGTCCACCGCGCGAGAGCCTTCACGAAGCTGGGTCTGCGCTCCGCGGCGGAGCTGGCGACGATGCTGGAGCGGTTCGAGGTGAAGGGCGGCTCAGGCCGCCCGGATCACCAGTGA
- a CDS encoding PAS domain S-box protein, protein MAVSRRLFQSLKRASWALPLMLAIAFAASVGVWLRLSDMRDLEEERLTLIADSLSLEARISDWLNAEHAAVDRLAQQLPGNVDDNMLLNHRAVAEGLRRLWVSVTVLDGNNRVIAHVPQQAPQAMAPSRERSGVSLDEGGLTAHWSSPRPQGGRLVVRFAPSVLLRQTLPWWLSQKYDVRLVDGLGQRLAQTGDALAQTGDALSLAGTQSYRVSVDPAMRETWLELNTRVPHRPWWYTLAAGLMGVFLLLSALASGMLRRQMREVRRAEGEARTEAAWRRAVEDSLTVGLRGRDLDGRLTHLNRAFCDLVGYSAEELLGSLPPMPYWLPDEMEDSLRRHQRNMAGGAPREGYEARWMHREGHVLDVMIFEAPLVDANGVQIGWMGSIVDISARKQTEERDRRRTDALAHQARLSTLGEVASALAHQLNQPLAAIAGYNAGALRSLERAGQADEIVLEALRRLGEQAQEAGRIVQRIRAFVTRRAPQPERCAVPELAARVLALLKRDLRGVLVEVAMPSGLPDVQADAVLIEQVLINLVRNALDELHGKPGSQVRIAAQRVGERFVRVDVDDNGPGLQGRGIDQLTTAFYSTKSEGMGMGLAICRSVIEAHHGGMEAGASVLGGARISFTLPLCPGQGACDGSETIKEGAR, encoded by the coding sequence ATGGCCGTGTCCCGACGTCTCTTCCAATCGCTCAAACGCGCGAGCTGGGCCCTGCCGCTGATGCTGGCGATCGCCTTTGCCGCGTCGGTCGGCGTGTGGCTGCGGCTGAGCGACATGCGCGACCTGGAGGAGGAACGGCTGACGCTGATCGCCGACTCGCTGTCGCTGGAGGCGCGCATCTCGGACTGGCTCAATGCGGAGCACGCGGCGGTGGACCGGCTCGCGCAGCAGCTGCCGGGGAACGTCGACGACAACATGCTGCTGAACCATCGCGCGGTCGCCGAGGGGCTGCGGCGGCTGTGGGTCAGCGTGACCGTGCTGGACGGCAACAACCGCGTCATCGCGCATGTGCCGCAACAGGCGCCGCAGGCGATGGCGCCGTCGAGGGAACGCAGCGGCGTGAGCCTCGACGAGGGCGGATTGACCGCGCATTGGAGTTCGCCCCGGCCGCAGGGTGGCCGGCTCGTCGTGCGCTTCGCGCCGAGTGTGTTGCTGCGGCAGACGCTGCCGTGGTGGCTCTCGCAGAAGTACGACGTGAGGCTGGTCGACGGACTGGGGCAGCGGCTCGCGCAGACCGGCGACGCGCTGGCGCAGACCGGCGATGCGCTCTCGTTGGCCGGCACGCAGAGCTACCGCGTCAGCGTCGATCCGGCGATGCGCGAGACCTGGCTCGAGCTCAACACCCGCGTGCCGCATCGGCCGTGGTGGTACACGCTCGCGGCGGGGCTGATGGGCGTGTTCCTGCTGCTGTCGGCGCTGGCGAGCGGGATGCTGCGCCGGCAGATGCGGGAGGTGCGTCGCGCCGAAGGCGAGGCGCGCACCGAGGCGGCGTGGCGTCGCGCGGTCGAGGACTCGCTGACCGTCGGCCTGCGCGGACGCGATCTCGACGGCCGCCTGACGCATCTGAACCGCGCGTTCTGCGATCTGGTGGGCTACAGCGCCGAGGAGCTGCTCGGCAGCCTGCCGCCCATGCCGTACTGGCTGCCCGACGAGATGGAGGACAGCCTGCGCCGCCACCAGCGCAACATGGCCGGCGGTGCGCCGCGCGAGGGCTACGAAGCGCGCTGGATGCACCGCGAGGGGCATGTGCTGGACGTGATGATCTTCGAGGCGCCGCTGGTGGATGCGAACGGCGTGCAGATCGGCTGGATGGGCTCGATCGTCGACATCAGCGCGCGCAAGCAGACGGAGGAACGCGATCGTCGTCGGACCGACGCGCTCGCCCACCAGGCGCGGCTGAGCACGCTGGGCGAGGTGGCGTCGGCGCTCGCGCATCAGCTGAACCAGCCGCTGGCGGCGATCGCCGGCTACAACGCAGGAGCCCTGCGTTCGCTGGAGCGCGCCGGCCAGGCCGACGAGATCGTGCTGGAGGCGCTGCGCCGGCTCGGCGAGCAGGCGCAGGAAGCGGGGCGCATCGTGCAGCGCATCCGCGCGTTCGTGACGCGGCGCGCGCCGCAGCCGGAACGCTGCGCGGTGCCGGAACTGGCGGCGCGCGTGCTGGCGCTGCTCAAGCGCGACCTGCGCGGCGTGCTCGTCGAGGTGGCGATGCCATCCGGTCTGCCGGATGTGCAGGCCGATGCCGTGCTCATCGAGCAGGTGCTGATCAACCTCGTCCGCAATGCGCTCGACGAATTGCACGGCAAGCCGGGCTCGCAGGTGCGCATCGCCGCCCAACGTGTCGGTGAGCGCTTCGTGCGGGTGGATGTCGATGACAACGGTCCTGGACTTCAAGGACGAGGCATCGACCAGCTGACGACCGCGTTCTATTCGACGAAGTCCGAAGGCATGGGCATGGGGCTGGCGATCTGCCGTTCGGTGATCGAGGCGCACCATGGCGGCATGGAGGCCGGCGCGAGCGTTCTGGGTGGCGCGAGGATCAGCTTCACGCTGCCGCTGTGCCCGGGGCAGGGCGCGTGCGACGGCAGCGAAACAATCAAGGAGGGCGCGCGATGA
- a CDS encoding TRAP transporter substrate-binding protein, with amino-acid sequence MSAKFPRRLLLSAALAVAGLAATASAFAQAPIVIKLSHVVAPDTPKGKGAQRFKELAEERSKGKLKVEVYPNSQLYKDKEELEALQLGSVQMLAPSLAKFGPLGVKEFEVFDLPFLFKDDASFRNTTNTLGMELFKKLEPKGIKGLAFWDNGFHIMSANKPLHHVADFKGLKMRIQSSKVLDAQMRALGAIPQVMAFSELYQALQSGVVDGTEGVPSNFYTQKTYEVQKHTTISNHGHLAYALIINKKFYDGLPADLKAVVDSSVKDATTYANAIAQTENQQAFEKIKASGKTTIYTLTPAEVNEWKLALMPVHKEMESRVGKGTVEAAYKAAGFVPPTK; translated from the coding sequence ATGTCCGCCAAATTCCCCCGCCGCCTGCTGCTGTCGGCCGCTCTCGCCGTCGCAGGTCTGGCCGCCACCGCGTCCGCCTTCGCGCAGGCCCCCATCGTCATCAAGCTGAGCCACGTCGTCGCGCCCGACACCCCCAAGGGCAAGGGCGCGCAGCGCTTCAAGGAACTCGCCGAGGAACGCAGCAAGGGCAAGCTGAAGGTCGAGGTCTATCCCAACAGCCAGCTCTACAAGGACAAGGAAGAGCTCGAAGCGCTGCAGCTCGGCTCGGTCCAGATGCTGGCCCCGTCGCTGGCCAAGTTCGGCCCGCTGGGCGTCAAGGAGTTCGAGGTCTTCGACCTGCCCTTCCTGTTCAAGGACGACGCCTCGTTCCGCAACACGACCAACACGCTGGGCATGGAGCTGTTCAAGAAGCTCGAGCCCAAGGGCATCAAGGGCCTGGCCTTCTGGGACAACGGCTTCCACATCATGAGCGCCAACAAGCCGCTGCACCATGTGGCGGACTTCAAGGGCCTGAAGATGCGCATCCAGTCCTCCAAGGTGCTGGACGCGCAGATGCGCGCGCTGGGCGCGATCCCGCAGGTGATGGCCTTCTCCGAGCTGTACCAGGCGCTGCAGTCCGGCGTGGTCGACGGCACCGAAGGCGTGCCGTCCAACTTCTACACGCAGAAGACCTACGAGGTGCAGAAGCACACGACGATCAGCAACCACGGCCATCTGGCCTACGCGCTGATCATCAACAAGAAGTTCTACGACGGCCTGCCGGCCGACCTGAAGGCCGTGGTCGACAGCAGCGTCAAGGACGCGACCACCTACGCCAACGCGATCGCGCAGACCGAGAACCAGCAGGCCTTCGAGAAGATCAAGGCCAGCGGCAAGACGACCATCTACACGCTGACCCCGGCGGAAGTGAACGAGTGGAAGCTGGCGCTGATGCCGGTCCACAAGGAGATGGAGTCGCGCGTGGGCAAGGGCACCGTTGAGGCTGCGTACAAAGCCGCCGGCTTCGTGCCCCCGACGAAGTAA
- a CDS encoding TRAP transporter small permease produces MKWLDRLEETLIAFLMGAATLVIAMAVLHRFLAGVPAVQDYVIRIDVSWAQELCIYMFVWMAKFGAAYGVRAGTHVGVDVVVRKLKPEHAKYLVIFSLLAGALFTATVGTLGATFVWENGAHYAFTHALGINNPDLFEGPTSPDLEIPTWIAYSCVPLGSYLMCFRFLQVCRTFIRTGEAPHADHGHVEGIEDDVAAVASAKTAEEASKGDRA; encoded by the coding sequence TTGAAGTGGCTGGATCGATTGGAGGAAACGCTGATCGCGTTCCTCATGGGCGCCGCGACGCTGGTGATCGCGATGGCCGTGCTGCACCGCTTCCTGGCCGGTGTGCCGGCGGTGCAGGACTACGTCATCCGCATCGACGTCAGCTGGGCGCAGGAGCTGTGCATCTACATGTTCGTGTGGATGGCCAAGTTCGGCGCGGCCTACGGCGTTCGCGCCGGCACGCACGTGGGTGTCGACGTGGTGGTGCGCAAGCTCAAGCCCGAACACGCGAAGTACCTGGTGATCTTCAGTCTGCTGGCCGGCGCGCTCTTCACCGCGACGGTGGGCACGCTGGGGGCGACCTTCGTGTGGGAGAACGGCGCGCACTACGCGTTCACGCATGCGCTGGGCATCAACAACCCCGACCTGTTCGAAGGCCCGACCTCGCCCGACCTGGAGATCCCCACGTGGATCGCCTACTCCTGCGTGCCGCTGGGCTCCTACCTGATGTGCTTCCGCTTCCTGCAGGTGTGCCGGACCTTCATCCGCACCGGTGAAGCGCCGCACGCGGACCATGGCCACGTCGAAGGCATCGAGGACGACGTCGCCGCCGTCGCGTCGGCGAAGACCGCCGAGGAAGCTTCGAAGGGAGACCGCGCATGA
- a CDS encoding TRAP transporter large permease has protein sequence MNTLIIFSLLVVLMLTGMPISISLGLTVLTYLFTMTNVPIESVALKLFTGIEKFEIMAVPFFILAGNFLTHGGVAKRIIHFATTMIGHWYGGLGLAGVLACAMFAAISGSSVATVVAVGSIILPAMTKQGYPKQFGAGVITTSGALGILFPPSINLVMFSIATAGMSATGPHGEVVGTASVGQLFMAGVVPGVCLSVLLGITTWYRAKKYDYPRMVKATWGERFKAFRESFWGLMLIVVVIGGIYSGKFTPTEAAAVAAVYAFIISVFVYKDMGLKDVPKVLLKAAAMSSMLLYIITNAVLFSFLMASEQIPQTMAAWMSAQGFGLFVFLLLVNLILLGAGNFMDPAAIVLIMAPILFPVAAKLGVDPVHLGILMAVNMEVGLCHPPVGLNLYVASGITKMGITELTVAVWPWLLTMLGFLMVVTYWPTLSLALPRALGLVG, from the coding sequence ATGAACACGCTGATCATCTTCTCGCTGCTGGTGGTGCTCATGCTCACCGGCATGCCGATCTCGATCTCGCTGGGCCTGACGGTCCTGACCTACCTCTTCACGATGACGAACGTGCCGATCGAATCGGTCGCGCTCAAGCTGTTCACCGGCATCGAGAAGTTCGAGATCATGGCCGTCCCGTTCTTCATCCTGGCGGGCAATTTCCTGACCCACGGGGGGGTGGCGAAACGGATCATCCATTTCGCCACGACCATGATCGGCCACTGGTACGGCGGTCTCGGCCTGGCCGGCGTGCTGGCCTGCGCGATGTTCGCGGCGATCTCGGGCTCGTCGGTGGCGACGGTCGTCGCGGTCGGCTCCATCATCCTGCCGGCGATGACCAAGCAGGGCTATCCGAAGCAGTTCGGGGCCGGGGTGATCACGACGTCCGGGGCGCTGGGGATCCTGTTCCCGCCGTCGATCAACCTGGTGATGTTCTCGATCGCCACGGCCGGCATGTCGGCCACGGGTCCGCACGGCGAAGTCGTCGGCACCGCGTCCGTCGGCCAGCTGTTCATGGCCGGCGTCGTGCCGGGCGTGTGCCTGTCGGTGCTGCTGGGCATCACGACCTGGTACCGCGCCAAGAAGTACGACTACCCGCGCATGGTCAAGGCCACCTGGGGCGAACGCTTCAAGGCCTTCCGCGAGAGCTTCTGGGGCCTGATGCTGATCGTCGTCGTCATCGGCGGCATCTACAGCGGCAAGTTCACGCCGACCGAAGCCGCCGCCGTGGCCGCGGTGTACGCCTTCATCATCTCGGTCTTCGTCTACAAGGACATGGGCCTGAAGGACGTGCCCAAGGTGCTGCTGAAGGCCGCGGCGATGAGCTCGATGCTGCTGTACATCATCACCAACGCGGTGCTGTTCAGCTTCCTGATGGCGTCCGAGCAGATCCCGCAGACGATGGCCGCGTGGATGTCGGCGCAGGGCTTCGGACTGTTCGTCTTCCTGCTGCTGGTCAACCTGATCCTGCTGGGCGCGGGCAACTTCATGGACCCCGCCGCGATCGTGCTGATCATGGCGCCCATCCTGTTCCCGGTGGCGGCCAAGCTGGGCGTCGATCCGGTGCACCTGGGCATCCTGATGGCGGTGAACATGGAGGTAGGCCTCTGCCACCCGCCGGTGGGATTGAACCTCTACGTGGCCTCGGGGATCACGAAGATGGGGATCACCGAGCTCACCGTCGCCGTGTGGCCGTGGCTGCTCACGATGCTGGGCTTCCTGATGGTCGTCACCTACTGGCCGACGCTGTCGCTCGCGCTGCCGAGGGCCTTGGGCCTGGTAGGCTGA
- a CDS encoding SDR family oxidoreductase has translation MDFKNTVAFVTGANRGLGKSFVKALQAAGVKKIYAAARDPSSIDLPGVVPVTLDVTKQDQIEAAVRAAGDVTLLINNAGVSRGSPLLADNALAALRDEFETNVVGPLELTRAFAPVLKAQGGGAVVNVLSVLSWLNLTGAATYSVSKAATWSVTNGLRQELKGQGTSVLGLHVGFMDTDMTARLDAPKADPLDVAQQVLDALAAGRDEVYADELTRSIKAGLSAEQGSYRGGV, from the coding sequence ATGGACTTCAAGAACACCGTCGCCTTCGTCACCGGCGCCAACCGCGGCCTGGGCAAGAGCTTCGTCAAGGCGCTGCAGGCCGCCGGCGTGAAGAAGATCTACGCCGCCGCGCGCGATCCGTCGTCCATCGACCTGCCCGGCGTCGTGCCGGTGACGCTCGACGTGACGAAGCAGGACCAGATCGAGGCCGCCGTGCGCGCAGCCGGCGACGTCACGCTGCTGATCAACAACGCGGGCGTCTCGCGCGGCTCGCCGCTGCTGGCCGACAACGCGCTGGCGGCGCTGCGCGATGAGTTCGAGACCAACGTCGTCGGCCCGCTGGAACTCACGCGTGCCTTCGCGCCGGTGCTGAAGGCGCAGGGCGGCGGCGCGGTGGTGAACGTGCTGTCGGTGCTGAGCTGGCTCAACCTCACGGGTGCGGCGACCTACAGCGTGTCGAAGGCGGCGACCTGGTCGGTGACCAACGGCCTGCGCCAGGAACTGAAGGGGCAGGGCACGTCGGTGCTGGGCCTGCACGTGGGCTTCATGGACACGGACATGACCGCCCGCCTGGATGCGCCGAAGGCCGATCCCCTCGACGTCGCGCAGCAGGTGCTGGACGCGCTCGCCGCCGGTCGCGACGAGGTCTACGCCGACGAGCTGACCCGCAGCATCAAGGCCGGCCTGTCGGCCGAGCAGGGCAGCTATCGCGGTGGTGTCTGA